The Epilithonimonas zeae genome contains the following window.
TAGTTTCTTCGGATTTTTAGGAAATATCGGAAATTACATCGCTATCAAAATTGACAGTTATATGATTGGCGAATTCATCAGTTTTGAGGAAAATGGGATTTACAATAATATTTATTCCATTATTTCTCTGATTGTTGTTCCGCAGATGGGATTGTTCAACCTGTCAGCACCGATTATTAATAAGGTTTTGGCGAATGGAGATTACAATGAGTTAGACAGATTTCACAAGAAAACCTCACTCAGTTTGTTTTTTCTTGGCTTGGTTTTGTTTTGTTGCATCGCCGTTGGATTCCCGTATTTAGCGGACTTTATGAAGAATGGAGAAGATTTGCGTTCTTCTGAGCCGATTGTCTGGGTTCTCGGATTTGCAATGTTGTTTGATTTGGCAACAGGATTCAATGGCCATATTATTTCCCTTTCCAAATATTACAAATTCAATATTGTGGTGATGCTGATTTTAGCAGTTTTGACCATCACAACCAATCTACTTTTCCTTAAACATACGGACTTGGGAATTTTAGGAATTGCGATTGCTTATGCGATTTCTCTGTCGTTGTTTAATATAATCAAAATCGTTTTCAATTATATTAAATTCAAAGTTTTTCCTTTGGGAATTGAGATGATTTATGCCATGATTTTAGGCTGTATTTCTATCAATATTGCAATTTTTCTTCCGGATTTCAAGCTGAACATTCTCAATCTTTTCTACAAGCCAGCTGTCGTTTTGATATTGCTTTTCATCGGTAAT
Protein-coding sequences here:
- a CDS encoding lipopolysaccharide biosynthesis protein translates to MSVVARQGVKYSIIGYLGFLLGTFSAIFIFPYDMEFYGKLRYILPTAEIIVPIIVFGLSFSNVKFFAKVNADGKHHNMLSLSLLAVVINFLIVVGGFFLIAYLFPDFKKLEVWKMKNLILPLALVLALSSVFNKFLTNYKRVVVPNIFENFVPKLANLGAFCLFFFMGFAEKSAYGFFFMMFVISFFGYGLYTNRLEKVRFDFDLGYFKKDNLYREILTYSFFGFLGNIGNYIAIKIDSYMIGEFISFEENGIYNNIYSIISLIVVPQMGLFNLSAPIINKVLANGDYNELDRFHKKTSLSLFFLGLVLFCCIAVGFPYLADFMKNGEDLRSSEPIVWVLGFAMLFDLATGFNGHIISLSKYYKFNIVVMLILAVLTITTNLLFLKHTDLGILGIAIAYAISLSLFNIIKIVFNYIKFKVFPLGIEMIYAMILGCISINIAIFLPDFKLNILNLFYKPAVVLILLFIGNYFLKIYPLDKYLNKTFVKSLFKF